The following are from one region of the Nicotiana tabacum cultivar K326 chromosome 3, ASM71507v2, whole genome shotgun sequence genome:
- the LOC142176571 gene encoding secreted RxLR effector protein 78-like, with product MKVDLRKAYDTLEWGFLRRNLIDLGFPFKFVQWIMACVTTMSYSLVLNGGLTKPFKGKRGTKQGDPMSPYLFVIAMEYLGRELRQLHKNGDFNFHPRCRNLNTTHICFADDLLMYCRADFESISILIFAFHRFSVVSGLQANMDKSAIYMAGILPTVK from the coding sequence ATGAAAGTGGATTTAAGGAAAGCCTATGATACTTTGGAATGGGGTTTTCTCAGAAGAAATCTTATTGACCTTGGTTTTCCTTTCAAGTTTGTGCAATGGATAATGGCATGTGTCACTACAATGTCATATTCCTTGGTACTAAATGGAGGACTAACCAAGCCTTTCAAAGGAAAAAGAGGGACTAAACAAGGAGATCCAATGTCTCCATACTTATTTGTCATTGCAATGGAGTATCTGGGAAGAGAACTCAGACAATTACACAAGAATGGAGATTTTAACTTTCATCCTAGGTGCAGGAATTTAAATACTACGCATATATGTTTTGCTGATGATCTCCTGATGTATTGCAGAGCTGATTTTGAGTCTATCAGCATCCTTATTTTTGCCTTTCACAGATTCTCAGTTGTTTCTGGCTTGCaagcaaatatggataaaagTGCTATATACATGGCTGGAATCTTACCAACTGTGAAATAG